In the genome of Syntrophorhabdaceae bacterium, the window TCGGGCTTCAAAAGGTGCCGCGAGGACGGACACTTGTTCTGGTGAACAATGAAAGCGGAAGCACCGTTACATATGATCCTGCCAGACATACCATCATCAACATGGACGGATATGTCCGTTCAGTTCTCGCTTACAGGGACAGGTGACGGGCCGTCAGGATCAGCGGCCTTTCCCGTCGGGCTGGAAATGGGTCTCGATGGCACTTATCAGCCCCGGAATATCTGATTGCCTTGCTTCGATATCTACGTTGATGCCTGACCGTATAAGGGTTGCCGTCGTAACCGGACCGATGGATGCGACGATCCTGTTCTTCAGTTTGTCCTTGCCATAAAGCAAAATGAAATTGTTGGCCGTTGACGAACTCGTAAAAGTGACTACATCGAGATCGTCGGGAAGAGATTCGGCGGGCGATGGCACAGTTGCCCTGTAAATGGGAACGACGCTGCAGCTCCCACCGTTCTCCCTGATGTATCGAATGATGACATCACGGGCATCTTCGGCGCGGGGAAGGAGGAAACTCTTTCCCGAGACGCCAAAAGCCTCAAGGACAGAGACGATGCCTTCCGATGTGTACTTCTCCGGGACGAGGTCAGCCTTTATACCGTAAACGGCAAGGCGTGAGGCCGTCGCTCCGCCTATGGCGATGATCGTGACTTGGCTCAGTACCCGTGCGTCCTTACCCGATCCCCGCATGTGCGCAAAGAATATGGAGGCGCTATTGGCGCTTGTAAAGATGATGGCGTCATAGGATGAGATCCTGTCAATGGCGTTGCGAAGCCGGGAATTGGGAACGATAGGTTCGATATCGATGGTAGGCAGATAGACGGGTTCAGCGCCCAGGTCCGTGAGAAGTTCGCCGAACCTGCGGGACTGGTGCTCAGATCGCGTCACTGCAACCTTTTTTCCAAAGAGAGGTTTGCGCTCGAACCAGTTCAGCGTTTCCCTCAGGCGGATGACGTTGCCGACGACAATGATCCCAGGCGGCGTGAGCCGCATCCTGCGCACTTCATCGGAGATAGTGGAAAGGGTGGCGGAAACGACCTTTTGCGCGGGGAGGGTGCCTGACCGGATGAC includes:
- the cobA gene encoding uroporphyrinogen-III C-methyltransferase, with the protein product MGKVYLVGAGPGDIKLITIRGFELIRRADVLVYDNLVNKDFLRFAGAGAEIVYAGKEASRHELPQKKINALLAEKARDNNVVVRLKGGDPFIFGRGGEEAEHLARMGIPFEIVPGVTSAIAVPAYAGIPLTHREHASTVAFITGHEDENKSASSINWHELAAGPDTLVFLMGMKNLRNIARRLIDEGKDPDTPACVIRSGTLPAQKVVSATLSTISDEVRRMRLTPPGIIVVGNVIRLRETLNWFERKPLFGKKVAVTRSEHQSRRFGELLTDLGAEPVYLPTIDIEPIVPNSRLRNAIDRISSYDAIIFTSANSASIFFAHMRGSGKDARVLSQVTIIAIGGATASRLAVYGIKADLVPEKYTSEGIVSVLEAFGVSGKSFLLPRAEDARDVIIRYIRENGGSCSVVPIYRATVPSPAESLPDDLDVVTFTSSSTANNFILLYGKDKLKNRIVASIGPVTTATLIRSGINVDIEARQSDIPGLISAIETHFQPDGKGR